A stretch of the Capsicum annuum cultivar UCD-10X-F1 chromosome 8, UCD10Xv1.1, whole genome shotgun sequence genome encodes the following:
- the LOC107839293 gene encoding pentatricopeptide repeat-containing protein At4g01030, mitochondrial — translation MEAAATPLYHFISSHQLLTQKKPGCYSTNFGLVNAAETLAETSPPTSLESFSNLQSDCNKKFHSLNSVKAMHAKMIKLSREWDIKKNMQYVISGYLKFGDFQSAAVLFFVGFAENYLYWNSFLEEYTDFGGTPCEILEVFSELHSKGVNFNTEILAFVLKICSKLRDVWLGLEVHACLIKKGFDLDVYTKCALMNFYGRCCGTESANEVFKETSTRDSLLWNEAILVNVRNEKWAEGLQMFRDMQALLVKANSLTISKVLQACGKLGAFDEGKQIHGYVIRYALESNILISTALINMYVKNDSLKLARVVFDSTDNRNLPCWNSIISGYTALGHLDDAWELFHEMKACNIKPDIITWNSLLSGHFLHRSFREVLAILRRMQSAGYQPNRNSITSALQAVSEIRYLRIGKEIHCHVIRKGLEYDLHIATSLVDMYVKNGDLTSAQAFFDCMPNRNVCAWNSLISGYSCRGHFEKAGDLLNQMKEEGIKPDIVTYNSMVSGYSTSNCIKEALGMIRRIKSSGMSPNVISWTSLVSGCTQQGYFREAFEFLTQMQEEGIKVNSVTVASLLQACAGLSLLHIGKEIHCLCIRNDFIDDVYVSTALIDMYSKCGNLENAQTVFQRLENKTLASWNSMITGFAIYGLGTEAISLFDKMREANIQPDAITFIALLSSCKHSGLLDKGWKYFDHMKTDFGVVPTIEHYSCMVDLLGRVGFLDEASDFIQSMPTEPNAAVWGALLTSCRIHGNVELGEIAAEYLFKLEPYNAANYALMMNLYALSNRWTDVDRIRDKMEAMGVKIGPVWSWLKVNQRIHIFSSAGKTHPEEGEIYFELYKLISEMKKLGYKPDTKCVYQDIAEVEKEKVLLGHTEKLAITYGLIRTTSPAPIRVINNTRVCSDCHTVAKHMSLLRRREIFLKDGVRFHHFRDGKCSCCDFW, via the coding sequence ATGGAGGCTGCTGCCACTCCATTGTACCACTTCATTTCTTCACATCAGCTACTCACCCAAAAGAAACCAGGATGCTATTCCACAAATTTTGGCCTTGTAAATGCAGCAGAAACACTTGCTGAAACTTCACCCCCAACCTCTCTGGAATCATTTTCTAATTTGCAATCTGATTGTAATAAAAAGTTCCACTCACTAAATTCAGTCAAAGCTATGCATGCCAAGATGATAAAATTGTCTAGAGAATGggatataaagaaaaatatgcagtATGTTATCTCAGGTTACTTGAAATTTGGTGATTTTCAATCAGCTGCAGTATTATTCTTTGTGGGGTTTGCAGAGAACTATTTGTATTGGAATTCTTTCCTTGAAGAATATACAGATTTTGGAGGAACACCATGTGAAATTCTTGAAGTTTTCAGTGAGTTGCATAGTAAAGGAGTGAATTTTAACACTGAAATTCTTGCTTTTGTATTGAAAATCTGTTCAAAGTTAAGAGATGTGTGGTTAGGATTGGAAGTCCATGCTTGTCTGATCAAGAAGGGATTTGATTTAGATGTGTATACAAAATGTGCACTGATGAATTTTTATGGGAGGTGTTGTGGGACTGAGAGTGCTAATGAGGTCTTTAAAGAAACATCAACGCGTGACTCTTTGTTGTGGAATGAAGCGATTTTGGTTAATGTGAGGAATGAGAAATGGGCAGAAGGTCTACAAATGTTTCGCGATATGCAGGCTTTACTTGTTAAGGCCAATAGCTTAACCATTTCCAAAGTTTTGCAAGCCTGTGGGAAATTGGGAGCTTTTGATGAAGGGAAACAGATTCACGGGTATGTTATACGATATGCCTTAGAATCGAATATACTCATAAGCACTGCACTGATCAACATGTATGTGAAAAATGACTCTCTCAAACTTGCTAGAGTAGTTTTTGATTCAACAGACAATCGTAATCTGCCTTGTTGGAACAGTATTATATCGGGGTATACTGCACTCGGTCACCTTGATGATGCGTGGGAGCTATTTCATGAAATGAAAGCTTGCAACATAAAACCGGACATAATAACCTGGAACAGCCTTTTATCTGGTCATTTTCTTCATAGATCATTTCGAGAAGTTTTGGCAATTCTGAGGAGAATGCAGAGTGCTGGTTATCAGCCAAATCGCAACTCTATAACTAGTGCCCTTCAAGCAGTGAGTGAAATACGATATTTGAGAATTGGGAAGGAGATTCATTGCCATGTTATAAGAAAAGGACTTGAGTATGACCTGCATATTGCAACTTCACTGGTAGACATGTATGTGAAGAATGGCGACTTGACATCTGCACAAGCTTTTTTTGATTGTATGCCAAACAGAAATGTTTGTGCTTGGAATTCATTAATTTCGGGGTATTCCTGCAGGGGACATTTTGAAAAAGCTGGTGATCTTTTGAATCAGATGAAGGAAGAGGGGATTAAACCGGATATAGTGACCTACAATAGCATGGTTTCTGGTTATTCAACGTCCAACTGCATTAAGGAAGCTTTGGGTATGATTAGAAGGATCAAAAGTTCTGGCATGTCTCCGAACGTCATTTCATGGACCTCTTTAGTATCAGGTTGTACACAACAAGGATACTTCAGAGAAGCATTTGAGTTTTTAACTCAGATGCAGGAGGAAGGTATCAAAGTCAATTCAGTTACGGTTGCAAGCTTACTTCAAGCATGCGCGGGTCTCTCTTTGTTACATATTGGGAAAGAGATACACTGCCTTTGTATACGGAATGATTTTATAGATGATGTATATGTATCTACGGCTCTCATAGACATGTACAGCAAGTGTGGAAACTTAGAAAATGCCCAGACAGTTTTCCAAAGACTCGAGAACAAAACATTAGCTTCCTGGAATTCCATGATAACAGGATTTGCCATATACGGCCTAGGTACAGAGGCAATTTCACTCTTTGATAAAATGAGAGAAGCAAACATCCAACCAGATGCCATAACATTTATAGCTCTTCTATCTAGTTGTAAACATTCTGGTTTGCTTGATAAAGGTTGGAAATATTTTGATCATATGAAGACAGATTTTGGAGTTGTCCCAACAATTGAGCATTATTCTTGCATGGTTGATCTTCTGGGAAGAGTTGGTTTCCTTGATGAAGCATCGGATTTTATTCAGTCAATGCCAACGGAGCCAAATGCTGCTGTTTGGGGCGCTCTTCTTACATCATGTCGGATCCATGGAAACGTTGAGCTTGGAGAGATTGCAGCTGAATACCTTTTCAAGTTAGAACCATATAATGCAGCTAACTATGCCTTAATGATGAATCTCTATGCACTTTCAAACAGATGGACAGATGTTGACCGCATTAGAGACAAGATGGAAGCTATGGGAGTGAAAATCGGACCAGTATGGAGTTGGCTAAAAGTCAATCAGAGGATTCACATATTCTCTTCAGCAGGAAAAACTCATCCAGAAGAAGGAGAGATATACTTTGAGCTGTACAAGTTGATTTCTGAGATGAAAAAGTTGGGATATAAACCTGATACTAAATGTGTTTATCAGGACATTGCTGAAGTGGAGAAAGAAAAGGTGCTGCTTGGTCACACAGAGAAACTGGCAATTACATATGGATTGATCAGGACCACGAGTCCTGCACCTATCAGGGTGATTAACAACACAAGAGTATGTTCCGACTGCCATACTGTTGCAAAACACATGTCGTTGCTGAGAAGGCGAGAGATTTTCCTAAAAGATGGTGTCCGCTTTCACCATTTTAGGGATGGTAAGTGTTCTTGCTGTGACTTCTGGTAA